The genome window CGCGACGTTGATGTCGGTCACGGTCAGGCGGTCGTACTGGTAGCAGATGCCGACCTTGGCACCGGCCGATTCCGGACCGACGTGGAGCCGCTTGTATTCGTCCAGCCACACCACGCTGCCGGCGCCGTTGCCGGCCGAATCGAGTTGCACCATCGGCAGGGCGAGGCGATGGCCGGCGATGTCGGCGCTCTTGGCGATACCGATGCGGCCATCGACCAACAGGCCGACGTCGAAACTCGTGCCGCCCATGTCGGCGGTCACGATGTTGCTGAGGCCGAGTTCATGGGCGATGAACTGCGCGCCGATGAGGCCGCCGATGGGCCCAGAAATCATGGTCTCGTAGAGGCGCGGGTAATCCATGTTGACCGCGCCGCCATAGGACAACAGCGTCAGCAGGCGACCATTGAAGCCGCTGGCCTGCGCCTCGCGTTCGACGTCGAGCAGCGCGCCGCGCACCTTCTCGGCCGCGAAGCACTGGAACAGGAGACTCTTGAGGCGGCTGTTCTCCTTGGCCACCGGCGCGACGTCGGCCGAGCACACCACCGGCACGTCGAGGCCGCGCGCGGCGACGATCGCCTGCACGATGTCGCGTGCCTGGTGCTCGTGGCGCGGGTCGACGAAGGAGAACAGGAACAGGATGCCGATGACTTCGCAGCCGGCATCCAGCAGCTTGTGCGCACCTTCGCGCACCTGGCGTTCGTTCACCGGGATCAGGGTGTGCCCGGCAGGCAGATGGATATTGCCCTGGTAGCAGCCGCCGCCCATGCGTTCGCTCACCGTCACCACGTTGCGCGGGTCGACCAGCGGCCGCGTGTGCTTGTGCAATTGCTGGTGCAGACCCTCGGCCTGGCTCTGGCCGAGGTAGGTGAGCCCGCCTTCCATGACGGTGATGTCGTCGAAACCGCGCGTCACCATCAGGCCGACCTTGCGGCCGCTGCCGGTCAGGATGGTGTTCAGCATGCCGGTGCCGCAGTAGATGTCGGCGCCACACTGGCGGTGCACGGTCTCGCTGTCGAGGCCCAAGGCCTGGGCGGCATCGGCGACCGATTCACGATAGGACAAGGCCTGGTCTTCCTTGCGGCTGATGGACTTGCCGACCGTGAACGTGCCGTCGGGCTTGACCAGGATGGCGTCGGTCATGGTGCCACCGGCGTCCAGCGCGAGGATGAAGTCGCGCGCGCCCGTAACGGAAGCAGCGGTGCTGCTCATGGTGATCTCCCCTTGAATCAAATCTTCTGTGGGTCCGACTTCAGTCGGACATCCACAATTTTCCGAGGCGGTGGCGCCTGGACTCCGATGTCCGACTGAAGTCGGACCCACATTGAAAGTCCATGCCGCCTTGCCGCGTCAAGCCCAGCGCGCCGTGACCTCCGCCGTCCTGTCCTGGTACCAGTCCGGCGACTCGTCCGCCAAGGGCTGACCGAGATACTCGCGATAGAACTTGTCGAGATCCGGCAACAGTTCCATCACCACCGGGTAGCCGGGCGCCACCACTTCCACCGCGTGCTGGGTCGCGCACGCGGGGCAGAAGAACTCGCGCACTTCCTGCCAGCCGGGCTCGGGCACGGCGGGCGCGGGGTCGAACACCTGCGCCATTTCTTCCAGCGTCTTACGCGAGCGGATGCGGCAGGCAAGCTTCCAGTTGTGGCGATAATCGCCGAACTCGTGGCCGCATTCGCACTTCACCACGCGCATGCCCGGCGCCTTGGCGACGATGTAGAGATGATCGCCGATGCGCAGCAGGATGCGCTCCGACCATTTCACGCGCTCCTGCAACACGGCGATGTAGTTGAAGAAGCGCGCCTTGTCCTTGCGCGGCATCTTCAGCAGGCGCTCGGTGTTGTCCTGGTCGATGGTGCCATCGACCAGTTGCGCGATGAGTTCACGGCTGACGGCATGGTTGTCGCTCATCGCTCATTCCTCCCCGCAGGAAAAATCGGCAGGCAGTTGCCAGAAGCGCGTGAACTCGTCGCGGAACTTCGCGAACGACAGGCTCTGCCCGTACATTTCCGTCACTTCCGGCACGAAGTTGCGCGCTTCGACCTGCCGGCGTTCCTCGCGCCACCATTGTTCGGCGGGGATGGATTCGGCCAGGCGCCCGCTGCGCAAGGCCGCGCGCTTGTCCAGCGTCGCTTGCGTATCGAGATGCCACTGGCCATTGCCATCCTGGCTCGCCACCACGCCGTGCATGGCATGCACGAAGGCGTAGTCGGGACAGGTGCCGTCGTTGAGATCGCGGATCACGGCCAACGGATCGCGGTCCAGCGGATCGCCCCAGCCGCCCGACGAACCGGCCGCATCGACGAACAAGTCGTTGTTCTTGAGCGCGAGTTCCGGGCAGTCGGTCTTCCACACCTCGAGGTTGTCGACCGTGAGACGCCCGTCACCGACCATCTCCAGCAGCTCGCGAGCGTCGCGTGGCGTTTCGCCTTCGGCGATCAGCGCGTCGAGGTTGGTGTCGCGCGCCGAGATCATGAAGCTGCCGGGGCCGGGATAGGCGCCGCTCATGCCGAGGCCGACCGACGGCGTGCAGGACAAGCCGCCGTTGGGGCGCGTGAGACCGATGTGCTTGCCGGGCTGCACGCACCAGTGCACCGCCGAGTTGCCGGGGCCGCCGCGGTACTTGCCGTAGCCGAAATACCCCGGCAGCAGTTTGCGGCCGAGATAGAACAAGGGCGGGATGGTGCTTTCGAATTCCTCGGCGTCGCCGATCGTCGCCATCTGCGACCATGCCGCCCACACCAGCGGCTCACCGTCCTTGTAACACCACGCGCCGCGGCCGGTGCCGCCCAGCCATTCGAAGTTGGTGAAGCCGTAGGTGGTGCCGTCGTCGGTGGTGCCCTGGCCCTGGAACGCGCCCCAGTTGCCGTCGACGGTGAACGCTTCCTCGAGGTAGCCGCGCGCGAACATGGCGCGACTCACCGCGCCGAAACCGATGCTGTTCAGCGCCACGGTCTGCGCCCACAGGTTGGCGTTGCTGGTGAACTCGTTGTCGGGGTTGTAGATGCTGCCCTTGGGATAATGGCGCTGTACGGCGAGATCGATGCCGGCCGTGACCTTGGTGTTGTGCGAGAAGGAATTGATCATGCCTAAGAACACCGCGCAGTCGACGCCGCCGGGCGTGGCGTTGTAGGAGTGGTAGCCCCATTTCGAACTGCCCTCGGCGTCGAGCATCAAGCCCTTTTCATTGGGCTCGATGCTGCCGCGCACGTGGATGAGGGTGTTCTTGTCGGCGTGCGACCATACGTGCTGCAGGCCCTTGTACTTGACCAGCCGGAACGCGCAGCCGTTGTAGGTGCCGGGCACCATGGTGTCGCGCATGTTGTCGACCACCATGCGCCGCGATTCCTCGATCACCTCGCGAATGGCGCGCTTGTAATAGTCGATGCCGAATTCCTCGATGAGGGCGTGGGTTGCGGCATGCACCATGGCGCAGCCGGCGAGGCGCATCTTGTCATCGAGGATGTTCATGGTCGCGGCGCGGGTGCGACGCTCCCAGATCGCACGCCACCAGGATTCCTGTTTGAGATTGCGACCGGTGCGCATGGGCGGACACACCAGGCCGTCCATGAAGGTGTCGACCGCGAAGGTCGCCCACGAACCCGCCACCGGCGCGCCGTTTTCCATGAGGTGGTTGATGCCGATGGCCCACGCCACGATTTCGCCATCGACGCAGATCGGCACGAAGGAATAGAAATCGCCGGGATGCGGCACGCCGCCGGTGAGCCCGTCGCTGACCGCGTATACATCGCCATCGTCGATGCCGTCGTTGACGTCGTAGTCGTGCTCGGCCATGTAGCGCACCGACACCGGGAAGATCACGGTGTGGGACAGGAAGCCCAGCGACACCGCCAGCGTATCGCCCTCCGGCGTGGCGATGCCCCACAGGCATTCGCCCATCTCGCGCGAGCCGGGACTGGCGGCGACGAAGCGCGCCGATTCACGCGCCGCCAACACCGCGCTGTGCAGCTTGGCGTAGAAGCGTTCGTACTTGATGGGGTCGGCATCTCGTAGCGTGAGCTCGGTGACGCCGCAGTAGTGGCCGGTCTCGGCCGTCAGGCGATCGCGCTCGGCGATCATCTGGCGCAGGGTCGGGCGCGCGGGCGCTAAACTCTTGCTGGACGTGACGACGTCGCGTGCGATGGTAGCCATGAACGTTCTCCCCGGGTGATGGCTGACATGACATGGCGCGCCGGCGTTGGCGCGGGCCGTCACATGCGCTGCGAGCCCGCGCGCGGACGGCCGAACGACTCTACTGCCAGTCGCCGGGGCTGACAATCTCCGGTCGCCGCGCACGAGGCGCGACGACGACTGAGCCTCGGGTACAATCGAGCGGCGCGAGGCCACTCTCGCCGTTTCAATTCCGACGGAGCCACACCGATCATGAAAATCGCTTTCATGCCCGACACCCATTTCGGTGTCTACGATCAAACCACCCAGCCCAAGCCCGACGACGTTGCCGACGCGATGGAGCATTGCATCGCCGAGGGCGTGCTGGCCGAGAAGGTCGGCTTCGACGGCCTGTGGGTGCCGGAGCGGCATCAACGGCCCGAGACCTGGTGGCCGAATGCCACCTCGCTGATGATGGTGCTAGCCGCCCAGACCCGTCACGTGCAGATCGCCAGCACCGTCATCCAGCCGACCTTCCACCATCCGATTCACCTGGCCGAAACCTTGTCCGCCATCGACAACATCAGTCGCGGTCGCCTGGTGTTCGGCGCCGGGGTCGGCTACCACCAGGATTACTTCCGTTGCTTCGGCGTGCCCTTCGAAGGCCGCGGCGCGCGCTTCGAAGAGACCATGGACTGCATCGTCGGCGCCTGGACCGAGGAAGAGTTCAACTACCGGGGCAAGTACTTCCAGTACGAAGGTGTGCGTCTCACGCCCCATCCCTACCAGAAGCCGCGCCCGCCGATCTGGATCGGCGCCTTCGCGCCCAAGGCCATGCAGCGCGCGCTGGACTACGAAGGCTGGTGCCTGTGGTTCCCGCCCGCCTTCAATGAACTGGTGCCGGCGGTGAAGGACATGCGCGAACGCGCCGCGGCGCGCGGCAAGCACGATTTCCAGGTCACCATCGGCTTCGAAGGCTGGCTGTCGAACGACAAGGACGTGCGCGCCAAGCACGGCCATCGCTGGGTGCGGGAGTGGAGCTTCTACGCGGAGAAGGGCCTGTCGCCGGACGCCGAGGCGACCGACATGCTGGACACCATCGAGAACATGTTCCTGTGTCTCGGCAACAAGCAGAAGTGGGTAGACCGGCTCGGCGAGATGAAAGACAAGGTCAATCCGGACTGGTTGTGCATACGCACCCGCAACCCGGTCAATCCCGGTCAGCACTACCCGTCGCGCAGCGAATGCCTGGAAGTGATCGAGGCGTTCGGCGAGATCTTGAAAGACGTGCGTTAGCGCGTCGCGCGCGACGTGACGTTGCGGTTTCCGGTGTCCGATTGAAATCGGACCCACAAAAAAGAGCAGCCAGGACACAAGGGGGAGAGGCAATGAAACTGGGGATGGTATTGGGCTATTCCGGCGCGCAGGTGAAGCTGCCGATGGACCTGGTGTTCGAGGCCGAGCGCCTCGGTTTCGATTCGGTGTGGAGCGCCGAGGCCTGGGGCGCCGACGCGGTGTCGCCGGTGGCATGGGTACTGGCCCAGACCACGCGCATCAAGGCCGGCACGGCGGTGATGCAGATGGCGGCGCGCACACCGTCCATGACCGCCATGACGGCCATGACCCTGGACCAGCTCTCCGGCGGGCGCTTCATGCTCGGCATCGGGCCGTCGGGGCCGCAGGTCATCGAGGGCTGGTACGGCCAGCCCTATGGCAAGCCGCTGCTGCGCACGCGCGAATACATTGCCATCATCCGCCAGATCTTCGAGCGCAAGGCGCCGCTCAAGCACCACGGCGAGCATTACCAGATCCCCTACACCGGCCCCGGCGCGATGGGCCTCGGCAAACCGCTGAAGAGCATCCTGCACGGTAACCCGAACATTCCCATCTACATGGGCGTCGCCACCGAGAAGGGCATCAATACCGCCGCCGAGATCGCCGATGGCTGCTTCATGATCTGGGCCAATCCCGACCGCGCCAACATGTTCGCGCTGCCGCTCGATGCCGGTTTCGCCGCCGCCGGCGGCGACAAGGGTCGCAACAACTTCGACTTCGCGCCCTTCGTACGCATGGCCATGGGCCCCGATCTCAAGGCCTGCCGCGACAAGCTCAAGCATCACTTCGCGCTCTACATCGGCGGCATGGGCGCGCGCGAGAAAAACTTCTACAACGACTACACGCGGCGTCTCGGCTACGTCGACGCGGCGGTCAAGATCCAGGATCTCTACCTCGCCGGACGCAAGGAAGAAGCGGAAGCCGCGGTGCCCGATGCCTACATCGACGAATGCTGCCTGGTCGGTCCGGCGGAACACATCCGCGAACAACTGACACGCTGGAAGGCGGCCGGCGAGCGCGGTGACATCGGCACCATGGTGCTGTCGGCGAGCAGCGCCGAGGAACTGCGCGTGGTCGCCGAAGCCGTCCTTTAAACACCAGGCGAGGGGAGCGACGCCATGTCGGAAGTACTGGTCGAGGTGGCGGACGGCCTGGTGGTGATCACCATCAACCGTCCCGAGGCGCGCAATGCCATCAATCGTGCGGTGTCGGTCGGCGTGTGCGAAGCGGTCGACATGCTCGATGCGCGTGACGATCTCCGGGTCGGCATCCTGACCGGCGCCGGCGGCAATTTTTGCGCGGGCATGGATCTCAAGGCCTTCCTGCGCGGTGAGCAGATCCGCATCGAGGGACGCGGCCTCATGGGCATCGCCTTCACGCCGCCCAACAAGCCGCTGATTGCCGCGGTGGAAGGCTATGCGCTGGCCGGTGGCTGCGAAGCGATGCTGGCCTGCGACCTGGCGGTCGCCGCACGCAACGCGCAATTCGGCATCCCGGAAGTGAAACGCGGCCTGGCGGCCGGCGCCGGCGGGCTGTTGCGTCTGCCGCGCTTGATCCCGCCGCGCATCGCCATGGAGCTGGCCTTGACCGGCGACATGATGGACGCCGAGCGCGCCGCCGCGCTGGGGCTCGTCAACACGCTCACCGAACCGGGCGAAGCGCTGGCCGAGGCGCGACGCCTGGCGGCGCGCATCATCGCCAACGCACCGCTGTCGGTGGCGGCCAGCAAGCGCGTCATCGTCGAGCAGCGCGACTGGCCCTTGCACGAGATGTTCGCGCGGCAGCAGGTCATCACCGGCCCGGTGATCGCGTCCGAGGACGCGCGCGAAGGCGCGGCGGCCTTTGCTGAAAAGCGCAAGCCGAACTGGCAGGGCCGATGACATCATGATCCCGCGCACGCTGTTCAGCGCCGAGCACGAACTGTTTCGCGCCACGGTGCAACGCTTCATTGCCGAGCATGTGACGCCGCACCACGCCGAATGGGAACACGCCGGCCAGGTGCCGCGCGAGTTGTGGACCCGCGCCGGCGAACTCGGCCTTTTGTGTTGCAACGTGCCTGAAGCCTACGGCGGCATGGGCGGTGACTTCCTGCACTCGACCATCCTGGTCGAGGAATTCGCCGCTGCCGGCGCCACCGGCCCGACCTTCTACCTGCAGTCGGACATCATCGCGCCTTACCTGGTCGACTTCGGCAGCGAAGAGCAGAAGCAGCACTGGCTGCCGCGCATGGCGCGCGGCGAAGTGGTGGCCGCGCTCGGCATGAGCGAACCGTCCGGCGGCAGCGACGTGCAGGCCATGCGCACCCAGGCCATCCGTGATGGTGACGACTACGTCATCAACGGCCAGAAGGTCTTCATCACCAATGGCCACAGCGCCGACCTGCTGTTGCTCGCATGCAAGACCGATCCCAGGGCGCGCGCCAAGGGCGTGAGCCTGGTGCTGGTCGAAACCGACAGGCCGGGTTTCACGCGTGGCCGCAGGCTCGAGAAGATCGGCTGCAAGGCCCAGGACACCGCCGAGCTCTTCTTCAGCGACCTGCGCGTGCCGGTCAGCAACGTGCTCGGCAGCGAGGGCAATGGCTTTGCCATGCTCATGACCCAGCTCGCGCAGGAACGCTTGATCCAGGCCATCCGCGCCATCGCCAGCGCCGAGGCGGCGCTGCGTTGGACGCTGGACTATGTCGCGCAGCGCGAGATGTTCGGCCAGACCCTGGCGGATTTTCAGAACACCCGCTTCGAGCTCGCCGCCATGCACGCGGAAATCATGATGCAGCGCGTATTCGTGGACCGCTGCGTGGAACTGCATCTGCGCGCGGCGCTGGATGCGACCGACGCGGCCGCCGCCAAGCTGGTCAGCACCGAGCTGCAGGGGCGGGTGATGGATCGCTGCCTGCAGTTGTTCGGCGGCTGGGGCTACATGTGCGAATACCCCATCGCGCGCGCCTTCGTCGATGCGCGCATGTGCCGCATCGGCGGTGGTTCGGTGGAAACCATGAAGCAGATCATCGGCAACGCACTGTTGCCGCGCGCGCCCAAGCGCGACGGCAAGGCAGCGCCCTGACATGGCCGGCATCGCGCTGCGCGACCAGGCCTGCGTGTCCGGCATCGGCGAGACCGCCTATATGCGCGGCTCGAGCAAGACCGCCTTCGAGCTGCAGATAGAAGCGTCGCTGGCGGCCATCAACGATGCCGGCATCCATCCCTCGGATATCGATGGCGTGATCCCCATCGGCATCGTGAGCGGCATCGCCGAGGACTTCGTCGACAACTTCGGCATCCGCGACCTGCGCTACTCGGCGCTGATTCCGCACGGCGGCGCGAGCCCGGTGATGGCGCTGCAGGCGGCGGCCACGGTGCTTGCTACCGGCGTGTGTCGTCACGTCCTGATCACTTTCGGCCGTAATGTCAGCGCCGGCAGCAACAAGGCCGGCGCGCGCATCCACAACATGCCGCAGTTCCATTACGTGACGGAGTTCGAGCATCCGCTCGGCAACAGCGCGCCGGCGCAGATCTACGCGCCCATGGCGCGGCGCCACATGGAGCTCTACGGCACCACGGTCGAACATTTCGGCGCGGTGGCAGTGGCCTGTCGCGAGCATGCGCTGTTGAACGGCAACGCCATCATGAGCAAGCCCATCACGCTCGAGGACCATCGCAACTCGCGCATGATTGCCGATCCTTTCCGCCTCTTGGATTGCAGTCTGGAAAGCGACGGCGGCGCGGCGGTGGTGGTGAGCGCGGCCGACGTGGCGGCCGATTGCAGGCATCGCCGCGTGTTCATCTCGGGGGTGGCGGTCGGGCATCCGGATTCGCCGGCCTCCATCACCCAGCGGCCCGACATGACCAGCCTCGGCATCGGCAAGGCCGCGCCGCGCGCGTTCACGATGGCCGGCGTGACACCGGCTGACATCCAGGTCGCCGAGATCTACGACTGTTTCACCTACGCCGTGATCCGCCAGATCGAAGACATGGGCTTCTGCGAGAAAGGCGAGGGTGGCCCGTTCGTGGCCGACGGCCGCCTGCGCCTCGGCGGCGCGCTGCCGACCAATACCCACGGCGGGCTCTTGTCCCAGGCCCACGTGTGGGGACTCAATCACATCGTCGAACTGGTGCGGCAGCTACGCGGCGATGGCGGACGCGCGCAGGTGGCGGGCGCCGAACTCGGCCTGGTCACGGGCTATGGCGATCTTGGCGATGGCGCGCTCGCCATCATGCGACGGGGTTGAGGCGATGACGGAGACAGTCACCAAGCCCGAGCCGCCGGAGAGCGCATTGTCGGCGCCCTACTGGCAGGGCCTCCGCGATGGCCGGCTGCTGCTGCAGGCCTGCGGCGCCTGCGGCACGCTGCGCCATTACCCGCGCCTCTTGTGCAGCGCCTGTTTCAGTGACGCCGTGAGCTGGCGACAGGCGAGCGGCCACGGCCATGTGCATAGCTGGACCGTCGCCCACCATGCCTTTCACGTAGGCTTTCGCGATGAGCTGCCTTACACGCTGGTGACGGTCGACCTCGCCGAGGGGCCGCGCGCCCTCGGCCGCTGGCGCGGCGCCACGCCGCGCATCGGCCTCGCGGTCAAGGCCATACTGCGGCAGGCGGACGCTGCGGCCGTCGAGCTCTGGTTCGAACCCGACGGCGAGGCGTGAAACCTCAGGCGACGGCGGCGTCGATGTAGGAGGCGAGGCTGTCGCGATCTCCGGTCGCAAGAGGGCGCGCAGTCCTGGGCGCCACCGTGCCATTGCCCAAGTGGAAGTAGGCCACCTGTTTCTGCATCTCGACCGCGTCGTTGCGCAAGGCTTCGCTGGCCGCCGCGATCTCTTCGACCAGCGCGGTGTTCTGCTGGGTGATGGCGTCGAGACCGATCACGGCGCTGTTGATTTCCGACAGGCCCGCGGCCTGTTCATTGGCGGCGCCGGCCATCTCCGCGATGATGGTCGAGAGATTGGTGATGTCCTTGACGATGGTCTGGAAGCGGTTGCCCGATTCATCGACCAGCTTCGCGCCGCCGTCGACCTGCGCCACGCTGTCCTTGATCAGCACCTTGATTTCCTTGGCGGCGCCGGCGCTGCGCTGCGCGAGCGCGCGCACCTCGGCGGCCACCACCGCGAAGCCGCGGCCCTGATCGCCGGCGCGCGCGGCTTCGACCGCCGCGTTCAGGGCCAGCAGGTTGGTCTGGAAGGCGATTTCATCGATAACGCCGATGATGTCGGCAATCTTGTTGCTGGACGTCTGGATGCCGCCCATGGAACTCACCGCCTGGCCCACCACCGTGCTGCCGGTG of Pseudomonadota bacterium contains these proteins:
- a CDS encoding crotonase/enoyl-CoA hydratase family protein, with the protein product MSEVLVEVADGLVVITINRPEARNAINRAVSVGVCEAVDMLDARDDLRVGILTGAGGNFCAGMDLKAFLRGEQIRIEGRGLMGIAFTPPNKPLIAAVEGYALAGGCEAMLACDLAVAARNAQFGIPEVKRGLAAGAGGLLRLPRLIPPRIAMELALTGDMMDAERAAALGLVNTLTEPGEALAEARRLAARIIANAPLSVAASKRVIVEQRDWPLHEMFARQQVITGPVIASEDAREGAAAFAEKRKPNWQGR
- a CDS encoding thiolase family protein, coding for MALRDQACVSGIGETAYMRGSSKTAFELQIEASLAAINDAGIHPSDIDGVIPIGIVSGIAEDFVDNFGIRDLRYSALIPHGGASPVMALQAAATVLATGVCRHVLITFGRNVSAGSNKAGARIHNMPQFHYVTEFEHPLGNSAPAQIYAPMARRHMELYGTTVEHFGAVAVACREHALLNGNAIMSKPITLEDHRNSRMIADPFRLLDCSLESDGGAAVVVSAADVAADCRHRRVFISGVAVGHPDSPASITQRPDMTSLGIGKAAPRAFTMAGVTPADIQVAEIYDCFTYAVIRQIEDMGFCEKGEGGPFVADGRLRLGGALPTNTHGGLLSQAHVWGLNHIVELVRQLRGDGGRAQVAGAELGLVTGYGDLGDGALAIMRRG
- a CDS encoding acetone carboxylase subunit gamma, whose translation is MSDNHAVSRELIAQLVDGTIDQDNTERLLKMPRKDKARFFNYIAVLQERVKWSERILLRIGDHLYIVAKAPGMRVVKCECGHEFGDYRHNWKLACRIRSRKTLEEMAQVFDPAPAVPEPGWQEVREFFCPACATQHAVEVVAPGYPVVMELLPDLDKFYREYLGQPLADESPDWYQDRTAEVTARWA
- a CDS encoding hydantoinase/oxoprolinase family protein; protein product: MSSTAASVTGARDFILALDAGGTMTDAILVKPDGTFTVGKSISRKEDQALSYRESVADAAQALGLDSETVHRQCGADIYCGTGMLNTILTGSGRKVGLMVTRGFDDITVMEGGLTYLGQSQAEGLHQQLHKHTRPLVDPRNVVTVSERMGGGCYQGNIHLPAGHTLIPVNERQVREGAHKLLDAGCEVIGILFLFSFVDPRHEHQARDIVQAIVAARGLDVPVVCSADVAPVAKENSRLKSLLFQCFAAEKVRGALLDVEREAQASGFNGRLLTLLSYGGAVNMDYPRLYETMISGPIGGLIGAQFIAHELGLSNIVTADMGGTSFDVGLLVDGRIGIAKSADIAGHRLALPMVQLDSAGNGAGSVVWLDEYKRLHVGPESAGAKVGICYQYDRLTVTDINVALGYVDPDYFLGGQIRLDRERALEALRETIAEPLGLDVYAAGAGVLGIINAEMNDLLRTMVAAKGYDTHDFTMLYYGGAGPVHMYGFAEGIEFKDVITLPWAAGFSAFGAACAEYMHRYDRGLRVLIPGNASDADKQATAHEIDRAWRELEAEARREMADEGVDPATVTFRYGVSARYIGQIESFETALGNGEMNGPADIQRMIDAFETMYSKVYPEGAKFSGAGYSLTTVNLEAIAPKPQPKLRRYEVAGATPSAAAYVGTREVYHKDGWLPFKIYEMVELAPGNVIAGPAIIRDPMTTVVIPPAREMWIDAYKILHYR
- a CDS encoding acyl-CoA dehydrogenase family protein, which translates into the protein MIPRTLFSAEHELFRATVQRFIAEHVTPHHAEWEHAGQVPRELWTRAGELGLLCCNVPEAYGGMGGDFLHSTILVEEFAAAGATGPTFYLQSDIIAPYLVDFGSEEQKQHWLPRMARGEVVAALGMSEPSGGSDVQAMRTQAIRDGDDYVINGQKVFITNGHSADLLLLACKTDPRARAKGVSLVLVETDRPGFTRGRRLEKIGCKAQDTAELFFSDLRVPVSNVLGSEGNGFAMLMTQLAQERLIQAIRAIASAEAALRWTLDYVAQREMFGQTLADFQNTRFELAAMHAEIMMQRVFVDRCVELHLRAALDATDAAAAKLVSTELQGRVMDRCLQLFGGWGYMCEYPIARAFVDARMCRIGGGSVETMKQIIGNALLPRAPKRDGKAAP
- a CDS encoding hydantoinase B/oxoprolinase family protein, producing MATIARDVVTSSKSLAPARPTLRQMIAERDRLTAETGHYCGVTELTLRDADPIKYERFYAKLHSAVLAARESARFVAASPGSREMGECLWGIATPEGDTLAVSLGFLSHTVIFPVSVRYMAEHDYDVNDGIDDGDVYAVSDGLTGGVPHPGDFYSFVPICVDGEIVAWAIGINHLMENGAPVAGSWATFAVDTFMDGLVCPPMRTGRNLKQESWWRAIWERRTRAATMNILDDKMRLAGCAMVHAATHALIEEFGIDYYKRAIREVIEESRRMVVDNMRDTMVPGTYNGCAFRLVKYKGLQHVWSHADKNTLIHVRGSIEPNEKGLMLDAEGSSKWGYHSYNATPGGVDCAVFLGMINSFSHNTKVTAGIDLAVQRHYPKGSIYNPDNEFTSNANLWAQTVALNSIGFGAVSRAMFARGYLEEAFTVDGNWGAFQGQGTTDDGTTYGFTNFEWLGGTGRGAWCYKDGEPLVWAAWSQMATIGDAEEFESTIPPLFYLGRKLLPGYFGYGKYRGGPGNSAVHWCVQPGKHIGLTRPNGGLSCTPSVGLGMSGAYPGPGSFMISARDTNLDALIAEGETPRDARELLEMVGDGRLTVDNLEVWKTDCPELALKNNDLFVDAAGSSGGWGDPLDRDPLAVIRDLNDGTCPDYAFVHAMHGVVASQDGNGQWHLDTQATLDKRAALRSGRLAESIPAEQWWREERRQVEARNFVPEVTEMYGQSLSFAKFRDEFTRFWQLPADFSCGEE
- a CDS encoding LLM class F420-dependent oxidoreductase — translated: MKLGMVLGYSGAQVKLPMDLVFEAERLGFDSVWSAEAWGADAVSPVAWVLAQTTRIKAGTAVMQMAARTPSMTAMTAMTLDQLSGGRFMLGIGPSGPQVIEGWYGQPYGKPLLRTREYIAIIRQIFERKAPLKHHGEHYQIPYTGPGAMGLGKPLKSILHGNPNIPIYMGVATEKGINTAAEIADGCFMIWANPDRANMFALPLDAGFAAAGGDKGRNNFDFAPFVRMAMGPDLKACRDKLKHHFALYIGGMGAREKNFYNDYTRRLGYVDAAVKIQDLYLAGRKEEAEAAVPDAYIDECCLVGPAEHIREQLTRWKAAGERGDIGTMVLSASSAEELRVVAEAVL
- a CDS encoding Zn-ribbon domain-containing OB-fold protein, which encodes MTETVTKPEPPESALSAPYWQGLRDGRLLLQACGACGTLRHYPRLLCSACFSDAVSWRQASGHGHVHSWTVAHHAFHVGFRDELPYTLVTVDLAEGPRALGRWRGATPRIGLAVKAILRQADAAAVELWFEPDGEA
- a CDS encoding LLM class flavin-dependent oxidoreductase, with amino-acid sequence MKIAFMPDTHFGVYDQTTQPKPDDVADAMEHCIAEGVLAEKVGFDGLWVPERHQRPETWWPNATSLMMVLAAQTRHVQIASTVIQPTFHHPIHLAETLSAIDNISRGRLVFGAGVGYHQDYFRCFGVPFEGRGARFEETMDCIVGAWTEEEFNYRGKYFQYEGVRLTPHPYQKPRPPIWIGAFAPKAMQRALDYEGWCLWFPPAFNELVPAVKDMRERAAARGKHDFQVTIGFEGWLSNDKDVRAKHGHRWVREWSFYAEKGLSPDAEATDMLDTIENMFLCLGNKQKWVDRLGEMKDKVNPDWLCIRTRNPVNPGQHYPSRSECLEVIEAFGEILKDVR